One region of Rhodothermales bacterium genomic DNA includes:
- a CDS encoding Ig-like domain-containing protein — MFSRPSTYGFSGLLAGIALGVLCPAAGMAAAAVRADALAPPTTTGIADVAVLEDAGPSAVDLFAAFDDAEDPDEAMTYTIESVSADGLLTTAIDPATGILTLSYLPDANGVAVVTVRATDTESLFAETSFSVTITPVNDPPAFTPGGNVSVNEDAGAQSIPNWASGLTAGPANEAAQSLSFSLNVGNPALFSVQPALSSDGTLTFTPAPNASGVTSIGVTLSDNEDTSNGGLNTSNEETFTITIVAQADPPTTSGIADVTVLEDASNTVIDLFAAFDDPDNPDSELTFSVISNTNTSLFSAVAIDQTSGTLTLDYAADLNGAATLTVRATDPGGLFVDAPFTVTVTAVNDAPSFVKGSDISIGEDAGAQTFASWATALSAGPANESTQTLTFSASATNSTLFSVQPAVSAAGTLSFTPAANASGVSTVTVTLADNGGTANGGVDTSPAQTFTITISGTNDAPTTSGIAGVTVLEDAASSTVDLFAAFADAEDPDNALVYTVQSNTNPALFASTAINGTAGTLTLDYAADANGSGTLTVRATDTGGLFVDAAFTVTVTAVNDAPSFVKGSDISIGEDAGAQTFASWATALSAGPANESTQTLTFSASATNSTLFSVQPAVSRPGRSPSRRRPTPAASAPSPSRWPTTAARPTAASTPARRRPSPSPSPAPTTRPPPPASPASPSSRTPPAARSISSPPSPTPEDPDNALVYTVQSNTNPALFASTAINGTAGTLTLDYAADANGSGTPTVRATDTGGPSSTPAFTVTVTAVNDAPSFVKGPDQTVSESGPPVSIPNWATNISAGPANESSQTLTFSTSNTNNALFTAQPAVSSTGTLTFNLANNASGSATVTVTLADNGGTANGGVDTSAPQTFVINVSDVNDPPTTTGIANVTDLEDAPNRAINLFAAFSDPENADNQLVYSVVSNSNPILFSALPIDGVAGTLTLDYAPNAFGTSALIVRATDTGGLFVDAQFTVTLTAVNDAPVFTKGANLSVPEDSPAQVVPGWATGIAAGPVNETGQVLAFQVSTPSTTLFSVQPAITPTGVLSYTPAPDASGTAVVTVVLQDDGGVQNGGVDQSAAQTFTISLTAINDLPVAVDDNYTVLEGQSLIASAGGSPPGVLDNDTDADRNTLTATVIQPPQFASTWSFNTNGSFVYVHDGSENTVDRLTYVANDGFGNSNVATVTFTIKETNDAPQTTGIGNVTVLEDAIDTAIPLYNSFNDPDDADDALTYTIENNTNAALFESVGIAADTGILTLNYAPNANGSATLTVRATDPGALFVQTSFSVTVTPVNDPPSMVPGDNITLGEDEGPQSIPGWATAISVGPPDEASQALSISLVNDNNALFTVQPILTVANGVGALAFTPAPNAGGVANVTINLTDNGGTANGGISTSAYTFVISINSDNDPPTSIGIADATVLEDAAPLTYNLFDIFSDVEDADDQLVFSIEGDVNEALFASVTIAGSPAILTITFAPDAFGTGSLGIRATDTGGLWKQEDVVFTVNAVNDAPSFVAGPDQALAQNASLQSVPGWATEITPGAANEAEQSLDFILTTDNDALFLVLPDVSPDGTLSYAPAQGDDVFGEANVSIVLADNGGTENGGVDRSEAQTFKITINRFNTQPNASDDNYIVRQGATLTVPAATGVLANDSDLEDDALTARIVNPPTNAAAFSLTADGSFSYRHNNSQTTGDSFTYVANDGIDDSDAATVFITITPTGTLSLPDVVVLEDADDTVLDLRPTFAPQFPAGSVLTYRLATSSSATLFSDVAVDSLSGLVTIAYAPNQNGIANLSFRATSADDETRTASVTVTVLPLNDAPIAVDDIAATIENEPVLVNVLANDVDPDGDDLIIQSFSSPNVGTVQPGADGTFLYNPPADYTGRATFSYTVVDDSSATDRATVTITVFAGRFDIVDLGLAGSDVSAAFGISNIGEVVGSSLLPGNVSQAFSSSQTLETTGMSTAYDVNDFGAAVGAHLFNGALLAARWDSLGLTRLGAFDGRSSLAYGINNEGLVVGTSTKAQTEVLRAFLWRDGRLNEMQTASVVESQAFDISERGLAVGYAGASAVIWDDVVISRTLAGALGRAYALNESGQVVGSIDDGTVKAAFWERNGALQVIHDAASSFSEAYGINNSTWVVGAYLPAVPGKNQPLTAPRMAVASAQALRAGAGMPADSLGKRGANEPVVAVASAGEMRAFLWRNGVSVDLNDFIDAGSGWTLVEALGINNAAQIVGYGLRNGVKRAFLLSPSNNSAPKAQDDVAALTYVERIEIDLLANDRDEDGDSLRVVSVTQGAFGSVALVNGRMAIYTPGPEFEGEDVFSYTVTDGRGGLSDAQVTVMRSGDALPASFALEQNYPNPFNPTTTIAFSLPEASDVVLDVFNLLGQRVGRLIDGPRTAGQHRVVFDAGDLPGGVYVYRIRAGAFTYSRKLVLLK, encoded by the coding sequence ATGTTCTCACGTCCATCGACATACGGATTCAGCGGCTTGCTCGCCGGCATCGCGCTCGGGGTGCTGTGCCCGGCGGCCGGCATGGCGGCTGCCGCCGTGCGCGCGGATGCCCTGGCCCCGCCGACGACGACCGGCATCGCCGACGTCGCCGTGCTGGAAGACGCCGGCCCGTCCGCGGTCGACCTCTTCGCCGCCTTCGACGACGCCGAGGACCCGGACGAGGCCATGACCTATACCATCGAGTCCGTCTCGGCGGATGGCCTGCTCACGACCGCCATCGACCCCGCCACGGGCATCCTTACGCTGTCCTACCTGCCCGACGCGAACGGCGTCGCCGTCGTGACGGTGCGGGCGACGGATACCGAAAGCCTCTTTGCCGAAACCAGCTTCAGCGTCACGATCACCCCGGTCAACGATCCGCCGGCCTTCACGCCGGGAGGGAACGTGAGCGTGAACGAAGACGCCGGCGCGCAGTCGATTCCGAACTGGGCTTCCGGGCTGACGGCCGGCCCCGCCAACGAAGCCGCGCAGAGCCTCAGCTTCAGCTTGAATGTGGGCAACCCGGCACTGTTTTCCGTGCAGCCGGCGCTGTCATCCGACGGGACCCTCACGTTCACGCCGGCGCCCAACGCCAGCGGCGTCACGTCGATCGGCGTGACGCTCTCCGACAACGAGGACACCTCGAACGGCGGCCTCAACACGAGCAACGAAGAGACGTTCACGATAACGATCGTGGCGCAGGCCGATCCGCCGACGACCTCCGGCATCGCCGATGTCACCGTGCTGGAAGACGCCTCGAACACGGTCATCGACCTCTTCGCCGCCTTCGACGACCCCGACAATCCGGACTCGGAGCTCACCTTCAGCGTCATCTCCAACACCAACACGTCGCTTTTTTCGGCGGTAGCCATCGATCAGACGTCCGGCACGCTGACACTCGACTATGCGGCGGATCTGAACGGTGCGGCCACGCTGACGGTCCGCGCCACGGATCCCGGCGGGCTGTTTGTGGATGCGCCGTTTACCGTCACCGTCACCGCCGTCAACGACGCCCCGAGCTTCGTCAAGGGCAGCGACATCAGCATCGGCGAAGACGCCGGCGCGCAGACCTTCGCCAGCTGGGCGACGGCCCTCAGCGCGGGGCCGGCGAATGAGAGCACGCAGACGCTGACGTTCAGCGCCTCGGCGACGAACAGCACGCTGTTCAGCGTCCAGCCCGCCGTCTCCGCGGCCGGGACGCTCAGCTTCACGCCGGCGGCCAACGCCAGCGGCGTCAGCACCGTCACCGTCACGCTGGCCGACAACGGCGGCACGGCCAACGGCGGCGTCGACACCAGCCCGGCGCAGACCTTCACCATCACCATCTCCGGCACCAACGACGCGCCCACCACCTCCGGCATCGCCGGCGTCACCGTCCTCGAGGACGCCGCCAGCAGCACGGTCGATCTCTTCGCCGCCTTCGCCGACGCCGAGGACCCGGACAACGCGCTCGTCTACACCGTCCAGTCCAACACCAACCCCGCCCTCTTCGCCAGCACCGCGATCAACGGCACCGCCGGCACCCTCACGCTCGACTATGCCGCCGACGCCAACGGCTCCGGCACCCTCACCGTCCGCGCCACCGACACCGGCGGCCTCTTCGTCGACGCCGCCTTCACCGTCACCGTCACCGCCGTCAACGACGCCCCGAGCTTCGTCAAGGGCAGCGACATCAGCATCGGCGAAGACGCCGGCGCGCAGACCTTCGCCAGCTGGGCGACGGCCCTCAGCGCGGGGCCGGCGAATGAGAGCACGCAGACGCTGACGTTCAGCGCCTCGGCGACGAACAGCACGCTGTTCAGCGTCCAGCCCGCCGTCTCGCGGCCGGGACGCTCACCTTCACGCCGGCGGCCAACGCCAGCGGCGTCAGCACCGTCACCGTCACGCTGGCCGACAACGGCGGCACGGCCAACGGCGGCGTCGACACCAGCCCGGCGCAGACCTTCACCATCACCATCTCCGGCACCAACGACGCGCCCACCACCTCCGGCATCGCCGGCGTCACCGTCCTCGAGGACGCCGCCAGCAGCACGGTCGATCTCTTCGCCGCCTTCGCCGACGCCGGAGGACCCGGACAACGCGCTCGTCTACACCGTCCAGTCCAACACCAACCCCGCCCTCTTCGCCAGCACCGCGATCAACGGCACCGCCGGCACCCTCACGCTCGACTACGCCGCCGACGCCAACGGCAGCGGCACCCCCACCGTCCGCGCCACCGACACCGGCGGCCCTTCGTCGACGCCCGCCTTCACCGTCACCGTCACCGCCGTCAACGACGCCCCGAGCTTCGTCAAGGGGCCGGACCAGACGGTATCCGAGAGCGGCCCACCGGTATCCATCCCTAACTGGGCGACCAACATCAGCGCGGGGCCGGCGAACGAGAGCAGCCAGACGCTCACGTTTTCGACGTCGAACACGAACAACGCGCTCTTCACCGCGCAGCCGGCCGTGTCCTCGACCGGGACGCTGACGTTCAACCTCGCCAACAACGCGAGCGGCTCCGCCACCGTCACCGTCACGCTGGCCGACAACGGCGGCACGGCCAACGGCGGCGTCGACACCAGCGCGCCGCAGACATTCGTCATCAATGTGTCCGATGTGAACGATCCGCCGACGACGACCGGCATCGCGAACGTGACCGACCTCGAGGATGCGCCGAACCGGGCGATCAATCTCTTCGCCGCCTTCTCGGATCCTGAAAATGCGGACAACCAGCTCGTGTACTCGGTCGTCTCGAATTCAAATCCGATCCTCTTCAGCGCGCTGCCGATCGACGGCGTGGCCGGCACGCTGACGCTCGACTATGCCCCGAACGCCTTCGGAACGTCCGCCCTCATCGTGCGCGCCACCGACACGGGCGGCCTCTTCGTCGACGCCCAGTTCACCGTGACGCTCACCGCCGTCAACGACGCCCCGGTCTTTACGAAGGGCGCCAACCTGAGCGTGCCGGAGGACTCGCCGGCGCAGGTCGTCCCCGGATGGGCCACGGGCATCGCCGCCGGGCCGGTCAACGAGACGGGGCAGGTCCTCGCCTTCCAGGTGAGCACGCCGTCCACCACCCTCTTCAGCGTACAGCCGGCCATCACGCCCACGGGCGTCCTGAGCTACACGCCGGCGCCCGATGCCAGCGGCACCGCCGTCGTCACCGTCGTCTTGCAGGACGACGGGGGCGTGCAAAACGGCGGCGTCGACCAGAGCGCGGCGCAGACGTTCACGATCTCGTTGACGGCCATTAACGACCTGCCGGTCGCCGTCGACGACAATTACACGGTCCTCGAAGGGCAATCGCTCATCGCGTCGGCCGGCGGGTCCCCTCCCGGCGTGCTCGACAACGACACCGACGCCGATCGCAACACCCTCACCGCGACCGTCATCCAGCCGCCGCAGTTCGCCTCCACCTGGTCCTTCAACACGAACGGTTCGTTCGTCTATGTCCACGACGGCTCGGAGAACACCGTCGACCGGCTCACCTACGTCGCCAACGACGGATTCGGCAACTCGAACGTCGCCACCGTCACCTTCACGATCAAGGAGACCAACGACGCGCCGCAAACCACCGGCATCGGCAATGTGACGGTTCTGGAGGATGCGATCGACACCGCGATCCCCCTCTACAACAGCTTCAACGACCCCGACGACGCCGACGACGCGCTGACCTACACGATCGAGAACAACACCAACGCGGCGCTTTTCGAATCGGTCGGCATCGCGGCCGATACCGGGATCCTGACGCTCAACTACGCGCCCAACGCCAACGGCTCCGCCACCCTCACCGTCCGGGCCACGGACCCCGGCGCGTTGTTCGTGCAGACCAGCTTCAGCGTGACGGTCACCCCCGTCAACGACCCTCCGTCGATGGTGCCCGGAGACAACATCACCCTGGGCGAGGATGAGGGGCCGCAGTCGATCCCAGGCTGGGCCACCGCCATCAGCGTGGGTCCGCCCGATGAGGCGAGCCAGGCGCTGTCCATCAGCCTGGTGAACGACAACAACGCGCTGTTCACCGTCCAGCCCATCCTGACCGTGGCGAACGGCGTCGGGGCGCTGGCCTTCACGCCGGCCCCCAACGCCGGCGGCGTCGCCAACGTGACGATCAACCTGACCGACAACGGCGGGACGGCCAACGGCGGGATCAGCACCTCGGCCTATACCTTCGTCATCTCCATCAACTCGGACAACGACCCGCCGACGTCCATCGGCATCGCGGATGCCACCGTCCTGGAAGACGCCGCCCCGCTCACCTACAACCTGTTCGACATCTTCAGCGACGTGGAAGACGCCGACGACCAGCTGGTGTTTTCCATCGAGGGCGATGTGAATGAGGCGCTCTTCGCCTCCGTGACCATCGCCGGTTCGCCGGCCATCCTCACCATAACGTTCGCCCCGGATGCGTTCGGGACGGGCAGCCTCGGGATCCGCGCCACCGATACCGGCGGGCTCTGGAAGCAGGAAGATGTGGTCTTCACGGTGAACGCTGTCAACGACGCCCCTTCGTTTGTCGCCGGCCCCGACCAGGCCCTGGCGCAGAATGCCTCGCTGCAGAGCGTACCCGGCTGGGCGACGGAGATCACCCCCGGCGCCGCCAACGAGGCCGAACAGTCGCTGGACTTCATTCTCACGACGGACAACGACGCGCTCTTCCTCGTGCTGCCCGATGTCAGCCCGGACGGGACGCTCTCCTATGCGCCGGCCCAGGGGGATGACGTCTTCGGCGAGGCGAACGTGTCGATCGTCCTGGCAGACAACGGCGGGACGGAGAACGGCGGCGTGGATCGGAGCGAGGCGCAGACCTTCAAGATCACCATCAACCGGTTCAACACGCAGCCCAACGCGAGCGACGACAACTACATCGTACGCCAGGGCGCCACGCTGACGGTGCCGGCGGCCACCGGCGTGCTCGCCAACGACTCCGACCTCGAAGATGACGCGTTGACCGCCCGCATCGTGAACCCGCCCACCAACGCGGCGGCCTTCTCCCTCACCGCCGACGGCTCGTTCTCGTACCGGCACAACAATTCGCAGACCACCGGCGACTCGTTCACGTACGTCGCGAACGACGGCATCGACGATTCCGATGCCGCCACCGTGTTCATCACGATCACGCCGACGGGCACGTTGAGCCTGCCGGACGTCGTCGTGCTGGAAGACGCCGACGACACGGTCCTCGATCTTCGCCCCACCTTCGCGCCCCAGTTCCCGGCCGGCAGCGTGCTCACATACCGGCTCGCCACGTCGTCGTCCGCCACCCTCTTCAGCGACGTCGCGGTCGACTCCCTCTCCGGGCTCGTCACCATCGCCTACGCCCCGAATCAGAACGGCATCGCCAACCTGAGCTTCCGCGCGACGAGCGCCGACGACGAAACCCGCACGGCGTCGGTCACGGTCACCGTCCTCCCGCTCAACGACGCGCCGATCGCCGTCGACGACATCGCCGCGACGATCGAGAACGAGCCGGTGCTCGTGAACGTCCTCGCCAACGACGTCGACCCCGACGGCGACGACCTGATCATCCAGAGCTTCTCGAGCCCGAACGTGGGCACGGTGCAGCCCGGCGCGGACGGCACCTTCCTGTACAACCCGCCGGCCGACTACACCGGCAGGGCCACTTTCAGCTATACCGTCGTCGACGACAGCAGCGCGACGGACCGGGCGACGGTCACCATCACGGTGTTCGCCGGCCGGTTTGACATCGTGGACCTCGGCCTCGCCGGCAGCGACGTGAGCGCGGCGTTCGGCATCAGCAACATCGGGGAGGTTGTGGGCTCGTCCCTGCTGCCGGGCAACGTTTCGCAGGCGTTTTCGTCGTCGCAGACGCTGGAAACGACGGGCATGAGCACAGCCTACGACGTGAACGACTTCGGCGCCGCCGTCGGGGCGCACCTCTTCAACGGCGCGCTGCTGGCGGCCCGGTGGGACTCGCTGGGCCTCACCCGCCTTGGCGCGTTCGATGGTCGCTCCAGCCTCGCCTACGGCATCAACAACGAAGGACTCGTCGTTGGGACCTCCACCAAGGCGCAGACCGAGGTCCTCCGGGCGTTCCTGTGGCGCGACGGCCGATTGAACGAGATGCAAACGGCTTCGGTCGTGGAGAGCCAGGCCTTCGACATCAGCGAACGGGGCCTCGCGGTGGGCTACGCCGGCGCCAGCGCCGTGATCTGGGACGACGTCGTCATCTCGCGGACGCTCGCCGGCGCGCTGGGTCGCGCCTATGCCCTCAACGAAAGCGGCCAGGTCGTCGGCAGCATCGACGACGGCACCGTCAAGGCGGCCTTCTGGGAGCGTAACGGCGCCCTCCAGGTGATCCACGACGCCGCGAGCAGCTTCAGCGAAGCCTACGGCATCAACAACTCGACGTGGGTCGTGGGCGCGTATCTCCCCGCCGTTCCGGGCAAGAACCAGCCGTTGACGGCGCCCCGGATGGCCGTCGCCTCCGCGCAGGCGCTGCGCGCCGGGGCCGGCATGCCCGCCGATTCGCTCGGCAAGCGCGGCGCGAACGAACCGGTCGTGGCGGTCGCTTCCGCCGGCGAGATGCGGGCGTTCCTGTGGCGTAACGGCGTGTCGGTGGATCTCAACGACTTCATCGACGCCGGCTCGGGGTGGACGCTCGTCGAGGCCCTCGGCATCAACAATGCGGCGCAGATCGTCGGCTACGGCTTGCGAAACGGCGTCAAACGCGCCTTCCTCCTCTCCCCGTCCAACAACAGCGCCCCGAAGGCGCAGGACGACGTAGCGGCGCTGACGTATGTCGAACGCATCGAGATCGACCTGCTGGCGAACGACCGCGACGAGGACGGCGACTCCCTGCGCGTCGTTTCGGTGACCCAGGGCGCTTTCGGATCGGTGGCGCTGGTGAACGGCCGGATGGCGATCTACACGCCTGGGCCTGAATTTGAAGGCGAGGATGTGTTTTCGTACACGGTCACCGACGGCCGCGGCGGGCTGAGCGATGCGCAGGTGACCGTCATGCGTTCGGGCGATGCGCTGCCGGCTTCCTTCGCGCTGGAGCAGAATTATCCGAACCCGTTTAATCCCACCACCACCATCGCCTTCTCCCTGCCCGAGGCGTCGGACGTGGTGCTCGACGTGTTCAATCTCCTCGGACAACGCGTCGGGCGCTTGATCGACGGACCGCGCACGGCGGGGCAACACCGGGTCGTGTTCGATGCCGGCGACCTCCCGGGCGGCGTATACGTCTACCGCATCCGGGCCGGCGCTTTCACCTACAGCCGGAAGTTAGTGCTCCTGAAGTGA
- a CDS encoding fibronectin type III domain-containing protein: MALSLLMLGLTAASAAAQTPAPAGELRIAVREDDRSVQIYHTALVPIEHGFNLYRRDTEDGEYVRLNAAPIRSVRSGAELRDFLGTLYTDIEAATGQDNANSTLAKVRSDTRIANLLTFIYPEAADALGRRFIDRTAPLETVVSYRMEFVDARDEPTGLTLEQTLLLLPSRPEPPIGLRAVNDGRTITLYWRFVPPSLRTDDRLVRFEAFRIDPATNAPARLHDAIVLRNNAVYEYAITFEAPTTGQTERLFVQGVDFTGQAGAPSAELRFDVLDARPPQVVSQVTATPLSGGRVRVSWAPGGDEDVHGYQVYRSEQVLSDAGYSRITGEPLGVGETVFNDTLRTTQGGVFFYRVSAIDDSGNESPLSNAAMVLVADDTEPLAPTGLTARYEAPGVVRLAWEPTAADAASYLVLRRRMGDETPDIDLRLHVDDLTEPRFVDAGEAGHGFREGGVYRYSMMAVDAARNLSAPAVITVRIPDATAPEPPGALYAVVEQADRLALTWNPSPSTDLMAYILYRQKDGDARVETRMIPPGQRRYEAYDLEAGQTYTFWVTAADSAGNESARSERQQIAMRDALPPRSVRNVRAEPLEDGGVTLAWEPVVAFDLAGYHVYRAASATGVFEKIHEGVLTERTWLDAEGLPGQWYRVYAVDTSGNESQPSGPACAVLPQQP, encoded by the coding sequence ATGGCGCTGAGCCTCCTGATGCTGGGCCTGACGGCGGCCTCCGCCGCGGCGCAGACGCCGGCGCCGGCGGGCGAACTCCGCATCGCCGTCCGCGAGGACGACCGATCCGTGCAGATCTACCACACGGCGCTCGTGCCCATCGAACACGGCTTCAACCTCTACCGGCGCGATACGGAGGATGGCGAGTACGTGCGGCTGAACGCCGCACCGATCCGCAGCGTGCGCTCGGGCGCCGAGCTGCGCGACTTTCTCGGGACGCTGTACACCGACATCGAGGCGGCCACCGGCCAGGACAACGCCAACAGCACGCTCGCCAAGGTCCGAAGCGACACCCGCATCGCCAACCTGCTGACCTTTATCTACCCCGAAGCGGCCGACGCCCTCGGGCGGCGGTTCATCGACCGCACCGCCCCGCTCGAAACGGTCGTCAGCTACCGGATGGAATTTGTCGACGCCCGCGACGAGCCGACGGGGCTGACGCTCGAACAGACGCTGCTGCTGCTGCCGAGCCGGCCCGAGCCGCCGATCGGCCTCCGCGCCGTCAATGACGGGCGGACGATCACCCTCTACTGGCGCTTTGTGCCGCCGAGCCTCCGGACCGACGACCGGCTCGTCCGCTTCGAGGCGTTCCGGATCGACCCCGCCACGAACGCGCCGGCGCGCCTGCACGACGCCATCGTGCTGCGCAACAATGCCGTCTACGAATACGCGATCACCTTCGAGGCGCCGACCACGGGCCAGACCGAGCGGCTGTTTGTCCAGGGCGTCGACTTCACCGGACAGGCCGGCGCGCCGAGCGCCGAGTTGCGGTTCGACGTGCTCGACGCCCGTCCGCCCCAGGTCGTGAGCCAGGTGACGGCCACGCCGCTGTCCGGCGGTCGCGTCCGCGTGTCCTGGGCGCCCGGCGGCGACGAAGACGTGCACGGCTATCAGGTGTACCGGTCGGAACAGGTGCTGTCCGACGCCGGCTACAGCCGCATCACCGGCGAACCGCTCGGCGTCGGCGAGACCGTGTTCAACGATACGCTGCGAACGACGCAGGGCGGGGTCTTTTTCTACCGGGTCTCGGCCATTGACGACAGCGGCAACGAGAGCCCGCTGAGCAATGCCGCCATGGTCCTCGTGGCCGACGACACCGAGCCCCTCGCCCCCACCGGCCTCACGGCCCGGTACGAGGCGCCCGGCGTCGTGCGGCTGGCCTGGGAGCCGACGGCCGCGGATGCGGCGTCGTACCTCGTGCTGCGCCGGCGTATGGGCGACGAGACCCCCGATATCGATCTTAGGCTCCATGTCGACGATCTCACCGAGCCGCGTTTCGTCGATGCCGGCGAAGCGGGGCACGGGTTCAGGGAAGGCGGCGTGTACCGGTATAGCATGATGGCCGTGGATGCGGCCCGCAACCTCAGCGCGCCGGCGGTCATCACCGTCCGCATCCCGGACGCCACGGCGCCCGAGCCTCCGGGCGCGCTGTACGCGGTCGTCGAACAGGCCGACCGGCTGGCGCTGACCTGGAATCCCTCTCCGAGCACCGATCTGATGGCGTATATCCTCTATCGCCAGAAAGACGGCGACGCCCGCGTCGAAACCCGGATGATTCCGCCCGGGCAGCGCCGCTACGAAGCCTACGACCTCGAGGCCGGCCAGACGTACACGTTCTGGGTGACCGCGGCCGATTCGGCGGGCAACGAAAGCGCCCGCTCCGAACGGCAGCAGATCGCCATGCGCGACGCGCTCCCGCCGCGCTCGGTGCGCAACGTGCGCGCCGAGCCGCTGGAAGACGGCGGCGTGACGCTCGCCTGGGAGCCCGTCGTCGCCTTCGACCTCGCCGGCTACCACGTATACCGCGCCGCATCGGCCACCGGCGTATTCGAAAAGATCCACGAGGGAGTCCTCACCGAACGTACCTGGCTCGACGCGGAAGGCCTGCCCGGACAGTGGTACCGTGTTTACGCGGTGGATACGTCCGGCAACGAAAGCCAACCGAGCGGCCCCGCCTGCGCCGTGCTCCCCCAGCAGCCGTAA